The following are from one region of the Ornithorhynchus anatinus isolate Pmale09 chromosome X1, mOrnAna1.pri.v4, whole genome shotgun sequence genome:
- the GTPBP3 gene encoding tRNA modification GTPase GTPBP3, mitochondrial, with protein sequence MWAGLQALLASGARGTHLVARLSKQLCSQAGSRVTIFALSSGHGKCGVAVIRTSGPASGPALLRLMARLELPRPRTATLSLILDPDSSEPLDRGLVLWFPGPHSFTGEDCAELHVHGGPAVVSGVLQALGSLPGLRPAEAGEFTKRAFQNGKLGLTEVEGLGDLIHAETEAQRRQALRQLAGELGRLYQGWSETLTRVLAHVEAYIDFSEDDNIEEGVLADVNTSVRGLQAEIQGHLQDARRGERLRSGVQVVIAGPTNAGKSSLLNLLCQKPTAIVSPVAGTTRDVVESALNIGGFPVLLSDTAGLRATQDPVEREGVRRAQDRLTQADIVLAVLDATDIASDSSHLFLETMRGQGDPTRPCLLVLNKADLLTPGSHQGLVGIFQGWGLTPVLLMSCKTGEGVEGLLDALKEELAAICGDPAVGSPSLTQTRHRRHLHDCLAALGRYQQWHERDLALAAEELRAARGHLGRITGRVGAAEILDVIFRDFCIGK encoded by the exons ATGTGGGCCGGGTTGCAGGCACTTTTGGCCTCGGGGGCCCGGGGAACCCACCTCGTTGCCAG GCTGTCGAAGCAGCTGTGCAGCCAGGCTGGGTCTCGGGTCACCATCTTTGCCCTGTCCTCGGGTCACGGCAAATGCGGGGTAGCCGTCATCCGGACCAGCGGACCTGCCAGTGGCCCAGCCCTCCTCCGCCTCATGGCGCGGCTGGAGCTGCCCCGTCCCCGGACCGCCACCTTGAGCCTCATCTTGGACCCTGACTCTTCTGAGCCCCTGGACAGGGGCCTGGTGCTCTGGTTCCCAG ggccacacagcttcACCGGGGAGGACTGCGCTGAGCTGCATGTGCACGGGGGCCCAGCCGTGGTGAGCGGGGTGCTGCAGGCCCTGG GCAGCCTGCCTGGCCTGCGCCCAGCGGAGGCGGGCGAGTTCACCAAGCGGGCATTCCAGAACGGGAAGCTGGGACTGAcagaagtggaggggctgggcgaCCTGATCCATGCTGAGACGGAGGCCCAGCGGCGCCAGGCCCTGCGCCAGCTGGCTGGGGAACTGGGCCGCCTCTACCAGGGCTGGAGCGAGACCCTGACCAGG GTCCTGGCCCACGTGGAGGCTTACATCGACTTCAGTGAAGATGACAACATCGAAGAGGGAGTGCTCGCGGatg TCAACACAAGCGTGAGAGGACTGCAGGCTGAGATCCAGGGGCACCTCCAGGATGCCCGGCGTGGAGAGCGGCTCCGCAGCGGGGTCCAAGTGGTCATTGCCGGCCCCACCAACGCCGGCAAGAGCAGCCTCCTGAACCTGCTCT gccaGAAGCCTACAGCCATCGTGTCTCCTGTGGCTGGGACAACCCGGGATGTAGTGGAGTCAGCCCTGAACATTGGTGGCTTCCCTGTACTGCTGAGTGACACGGCCGGGCTGCGGGCGACCCAGGACCCCGTGGAGCGAGAGGGCGTGCGGCGTGCCCAGGAcag gcTGACCCAAGCGGACATTGTGTTGGCAGTACTGGATGCCACAGACATCGCCTCAGACTCGAGCCACCTCTTCCTGGAGACCATGAGAGGCCAGGGAGACCCAACCCGGCCCTGCCTTCTGGTGCTGAATAAGGCCGACCTCCTGACACCAGGGAGCCACCAGGGTCTGGTGGGGATCTTCCAAGGGTGGGGGCTGACCCCCGTCCTCCTGATGTCCTGCAAAACGGGGGAAGGCGTGGAGGGACTGCTGGATGCCTTGAAGGAGGAATTGGCTGCCAT ATGCGGGGACCCTGCCGTGGGCAGCCCCAGCCTGACCCAGACCCGTCACCGACGCCATCTCCATGACTGCCTGGCAGCACTGGGACGCTACCAGCAGTGGCACGAGCGGGACCTGGCACTGGCAGCAGAGGAGCTGCGGGCGGCCCGTGGCCACCTAGGCCGGATCACGGGGCGTGTGGGCGCGGCCGAAATTCTGGACGTCATCTTCCGTGACTTCTGCATTGGCAAGTGA